The Streptococcus sp. VT 162 genome has a window encoding:
- a CDS encoding 50S ribosomal protein L7/L12 encodes MLAICIDSIGDKSGTYKLLRNYSSLPFSLIQSRIEDHDTVIEVDMLDLDELKKVRALIHELSAIGTMVTMRDSTGIITLEFLNNIISTFEEIAAEREELDALMFEEEE; translated from the coding sequence ATGCTAGCTATTTGTATAGATTCTATAGGTGACAAGTCAGGAACCTATAAGTTGTTAAGAAATTATTCATCCTTGCCTTTCTCTTTAATTCAATCCAGAATAGAAGATCATGACACGGTAATAGAAGTAGACATGTTAGATTTGGATGAATTGAAAAAGGTTAGAGCACTCATCCATGAGTTGAGTGCTATTGGGACTATGGTTACGATGAGAGATTCGACTGGTATTATCACCTTAGAATTTTTAAATAATATTATTTCTACCTTCGAAGAGATTGCGGCTGAAAGAGAAGAATTAGATGCTCTGATGTTTGAGGAGGAAGAGTGA